A genome region from Leptidea sinapis chromosome 34, ilLepSina1.1, whole genome shotgun sequence includes the following:
- the LOC126975068 gene encoding uncharacterized protein LOC126975068 isoform X2, producing the protein MTRNKKGLFVGKKNKEEQKPCNDTSSKTHASYITLEPVDLQPSANKTSKTPNYDTIQDVLLPMSSLSAQGPIVHSETTQENDGNEGAFITEMYNKESHFQPLSGWRIIDINYFLQKFQEKARHNDLFDCKSSNFCLVGERRHGLISIFKFECNMCKEICSISSENTKDTEHVDANIAATTGVVACGIGFSQIEELFSAINIPIFSTKFFNQMQNKLYKKWGETACETMEAAANKEKEIAIADGRTKNGYAVIDVYVDGAWCARSYGSHYKASSGAAAIIGRNTGEVLYFGVRNKYCLVCARAENKKTASQDHLCFKNFQGSSSSMEADIIVEGFKSSISMYGIIYGRMVGDGDSSTYSKILISNPYESQNLTVEKLECRNHILRNFCKKLRAVTTETKYILAHRKTLTNQKIMTMRKAIVKSITHHKASQSPKNVAISI; encoded by the exons ATGACTCGaaataaaaaaggtttatttgttggaaaaaaaaacaaggaggAACA aaaaccGTGTAACGATACGTCTAGTAAGACTCACGCATCTTATATAACATTAGAGCCTGTTGATTTGCAACCCTCTGCGAATAA GACATCGAAAACACCGAATTATGATACTATACAAGATGTACTCCTACCAATGTCTTCGTTATCTGCGCAAGGACCAATAGTACATTCTGAAACTACTCA AGAAAATGATGGAAATGAAGGCGCATTCATAACTGAAATGTATAACAAGGAAAGCCATTTCCAACCCTTATCAGGATGGcgaataattgatataaattattttttacaaaaattccAAGAAAAAGCACGCCACAATGATCTATTTGATTGTAAATCAAGCAACTTCTGCTTAGTTGGTGAAAGAAGACATGGACTGATTTCAatctttaaatttgaatgtaatATGTGTAAAGAAATTTGTTCTATTTCATCTGAAAACACCAAAGATACCGAGCATGTAGATGCTAATATAGCGGCAACCACTGGAGTTGTAGCCTGTGGTATAGGTTTTTCTCAGATTGAAGAGTTATTTTCAGCAATAAACATTCctatattttctacaaaattctttaaccaaatgcaaaataaactttataagaaATGGGGAGAAACTGCATGTGAAACAATGGAAGCCGCTGccaataaagaaaaagaaattgctATAGCAGATGGCCGGACCAAAAACGGGTATGCTGTCATAGATGTCTATGTGGATGGAGCATGGTGTGCCAGGTCATATGGTTCACACTATAAAGCTTCATCAGGTGCAGCAGCCATAATTGGCAGAAATACGGGTGAAGTTTTGTACTTCGGTGTCAGAAATAAATATTGCCTCGTATGTGCCCGAgccgaaaataaaaaaactgcatCACAAGACCACTTgtgtttcaaaaattttcagGGATCGTCTAGTTCAATGGAAGCCGACATAATCGTTGAAGGTTTCAAAAGCTCAATTTCCATGTATGGTATAATATATGGCAGAATGGTAGGAGATGGTGATTCTTCGACCTACTCTAAAATACTTATCTCAAATCCTTATGAAAGTCAAAATTTGACGGTTGAAAAATTAGAGTGCCGCAATCATATATTGCGCAATTTTTGCAAAAAGCTAAGAGCAGTCACCACAGAAACTAAATACATATTGGCGCACCGAAAAACCCTCACAAatcaaaaaattatgacaatgcGAAAGGCAATAGTGAAATCTATTACACATCACAAGGCCTCGCAGAGTCCTAAAAATGTAGCAATATCCATTTAG